A window of Oryza glaberrima chromosome 2, OglaRS2, whole genome shotgun sequence genomic DNA:
atactccttccgtcccatatTATAAGGCTTTGTTTCAAGGAAAGTCAACATTTATAGCTTTTGAGTagtaattaaattaaacttCCGAGATACATATTTGGTTTCATGCATGTGACAATATTATGCTTGTACTTGGAAGTACTATAAAATGTtaatttttgtagtttttaatatattgtgTCGGACAAAATCAATGGCCAATGTTCTATAGAGACCATGTAAAAGAAGtatacaaaataaattttgagaTGGAAGAAGTATATATACCCTAAATTCGAGGTGTGCATTGAATCAAACCAATCGTAGTAGTGACATTTATGTATCTAATGCTACTTAAAATGGGGAGTTTCGTTAATCCTCTCCCACCGACCACGCGCAGCGCACTTCCTTCTAATAAGGACATGAGGGCCAAAGAAGTCCAGAACTGGACTTGCATTGGAGAGAAAGGGAGGGGCAGCTAAGAAGAGGTCTACGGTCTGAGCAAGGCCTTACCACAAGGGAGCCGCGTAGGCGATTGCGACTGATAAGTAATAAGTGATTGACGGCTTAAGAAATGACTCAATAAGGACGGGGACAGCGAGTCATTGAGGCCACAAGGGCAAGAAAGAAGTTGTATTTTTGCTTTAATCTAATTGGGCTTGGGCCAGTAGGGGTGCCATGCTACCAACACTATTAACAACAACTTCCCGAGAGGGACGTCCTACAAAAAATGATGCAACCGACCAAGATGCTTCCTTAAGAACCATTGCTGGAGAGCAAACATGACACAATAAGAGTGGCTAAAGACGAAGTCGTCAAaacaatatcatcaacatataaaagCAAGTAAATTGTGGAACCGTTGTGATGATAGACTGAACGAAAACTATGGGAGTAGGGTCCTTCCTAGTTGGATTGGTGGCCCATAGGACATATAACGAGGGGTATACATTAGTAGGAAATTTTGACTGAGGTCAAGGCCCCCACTTGCGCCCACACAGGGCGTGCAATGGAAGGAACAAAGACTAGTTGGGGTGGAGGGCCATAGGTCATACAACTAGGGTTATACATTAGGAGGTAAATTTTGATGGGGTCCAATTTTGATGGGGGTCCTTCACCCCTACAGTTTATACGATAAATCTGCCCTTGCACACTAAGCACGTGTCAATGACCCAAGAACTGGGGTCCCCCCGGGCAGTAGGCGCATCATGAAGATGCCAAGTCCCGTGTGTCGCCTTATCCATCTTGGGTCTCCTGGGCAGTAGGCACATCATGAAGATGCCACATGTCACGTTATCCTACTCATGATATACGCTCAGGATTAAAGTGAGGGTGGCACATCCCCCATCTCAAAGCAAGAGGGATGCAAACCTCGGAGCACCCCCAACGAGTGGAGTCCTTATTTAAATTCTAAACCGCACACTCAGGCTAGCCTCGGGCCCTTAGCCTTGCCCTATTTATGTTCGATGGGACGGTTATCTGCCTAGAGTAGGAAGCATGAAAGACAGAGCAAAACATACAGTAGTTGCCTCCCATCACTTCACTTGAGTCAAGCTCGACATGGGCATGAGAAACTAGAGGGCATGGTTCATTATCGCACCCATACCTAGGCTTACCCCATTAACTGCCTTCCACCAGGCAATTACTGGAGACCCTATAGCCAACTAGGTGTGGTGCATGAGTGGGTTGAGCGGGGGTGCATGGCAGGCTTCCGCTGCACCCCATCGGTGTGGCCCCCGCTCATGACTGCCCTGAGGCCTCAATGGCTTTCGTTGCATCGCGTGGCAAGCTCTCATCATCTCCAACTCATAGCAGGCTCGTAGGGTTGGCCCTGAAGCCGGTAGAGCTAGCAAGAAGGGGAGTTGCTAACAAGACTTATCGTACCTCATAGGGATATGAATAAAATCTTCCCTAAAATTTTTATCATGTGGTGACTCCTAGAGGAAGTATAAGGGGGGGAGCCGGGAGAGGAGGTTGGACCCTGGGTGGCCAAGGAAAGACTAAAATTCTTAGGAAACCTAGTAGAGAAAGGAAGATGAACTATTCAGAGTAGCCAAAACTTGTAAGATCCTTAAAAGataaaacagcaaaaaaaaaacaccataaTAGGTGTAGGGTATTACACCTCCGGGTGATCCAAACATGTATAATTCCTTGTGTTCATCAGTCACAGCGCTATAGAGGGGCCTGAAGCCCCTCACTCACACGCGACTAGCTCTGCAGCCAAAATCACAAAAGGGGTCCCGTCGGGTCCCTGCTGTCGGGGTCCATTCCTCGATAGCACACCTATGCAGAAGTCCCCAAAAAAAACATTCAGTTTACTGACTCCGtatttgtgttcatttgttTTGTACAATATAGGTCTTTTACCAGACCCAAATTTTTACAAGCGGACATTTGGCAGGTTCGTAGACACTGACATTTCATCTGGGAAGAACAGTGGTACACGTTCTCCACATTTGCTCGTATGTGATAGTACTAAGAATGTGATGAACAGTGGTACTAGCTGACTGAAAATATTGATGCCACGGTACCTGGCTGGTCTGAACCGTTTGTTTTTAATCTGACTGCTCTAGTGTTACTGCAAAATATTGTAGTTCCTTGCATTAGCAGTTCAAATTGCAGAGGATCCGAATCCTTGATTGCAATAGACAAGTGTACTCATCTTTTCATCTTCAACCATGAAAAGATAGAAATCAAGGTCTCCCACTAGACGGTGTGGGAAATGAAGAAGCCGGTGATCAATGGAATATGAGACGTTGGGGTTGCCCTCATAACAAAAGTTTGTATCATTGTGTTCTGATTGCCACTCAATGGACTTAGTATACTTGAGTATTAGCAAAATTTGATGTATGCCACTCTAAAAAGGGTGATTAAAAAATACCACTTGCAACTTTGAAGACTGGAAATTGCGGGGAAAGTGACATTCTAAAACTTTATGATATCGACTAGCAAAAGTTGGCACTCTACCCCTCCTTTATAATGGACTGATTTTATGGGAATTATGTAAGAATTGAATCAGATCATATAAAATTTCCGTATTACAAAAGAATTCTAAAAGAGGCCATCCAgaatcataaaactataaaaaaaaatgtcacggCTTTTGGAAACATTCACAAATTTTGTGAAATCAAATGGTAAAACATAGTCAGATCACAATTGAAATATTTCGTTCTAACACATGAAGCATCGAGTTTCAATTACTGGAACATCAAAAAGTGGGAAATACATTAAAATCCTAGTTGAAACATTTCAGCCTCAAGTATGAAACACTGAATTTTAATAGTTAaagcataaatatttttaatcaaaatatGGTATCTTGTTAAGAAGAATTAAAAGTAATGAATATAAAATCACTGCTCAGATAAACAGCGTGTGAGCAAAATCATTTGAAGCTCGCATATTTATAGGCAACgggaaaaggaagagaggaggaatggCTGTAATATGTTGGAATATTGGTGTACGGTCTGACGCCTAGTGTTGCATCAAACGACCGTTGGCCCTCAAAATATTCAAACATCATTATCAGAGGGTGTATGTCTTCTGTAAAGGTAGTGGCTCATGCTAAAAACCCTGGTGAACTTCCTGTTGCCAATTCAAGAACCTTGATGTCTCTCTCAATAAATCCTACTATTTAGCGATAAATCGCAAATGATATCGTAACGGCTGAGAAGTCAAAAGAACGAATTGCTGCAatcattaattatatatgatcaATCAAGAAATGTGTACAAAGATTCTACAAAATCACAAAACGAATCAAGATTTGATCACAACAATCTTGTAACCCAAAAAATTTTATTGCGATACAAACTACACGTCGATCACTTGATGAGGTTGGTTATGGCCGTGCAGATGATCGACATCTGCACGGAGCACCAGCTACACTGCACCagcggcgacgggatggcggccTTGGCAAAGGCATCGTCACACTGGTGCGCGAGGGGGATGGCCTCTcccaccttctccttccccgCAGCATAGCTTCGCGCGTTGATACGGTCGTATCCTTCGGCGAACGCAAAGGACATCTCGTTGTACAGCTCCTGGCACCGCGCAAGCAACGGCTTCGCCTTGGTGCCGGTGCCTGGCTTGGCTACAAGTCCCTTGAATTCGAAGACCGTGTCTTCCGCGTTGGAGATGCCCAAGCTAGCCGCAATCAAGGCTAGGCCCCGCGTGTCCGCGTCTGGGCTGAGGTGGTGGTTGCTCAGCTTGGACACACAGAACTTGTAGCTGATGCGGCTGTCGATGCCGGCCGCGGCCTTGCATGTTCCTTGCACGTCCGCGTGTGCGGCGCCACTCAACGCAAGGATGGCGGTGGCTACAATGACGACAAGAGCAGGGGATGATGGTCTCATCTTGTTGGACTCGGAGAAGAGAGGTGGTCACTTTTAATGGTGGATTGTTTGACTTGCAATCTTAGTACTGGAGTGGAGTGAAGTGGATTGTTTGGCTTACAATCTTAGTACTGGACTGGACTACTAACTGGAGTGGTTTATTATAGGCAGAGGTAGCTGTAGAAAGGTATTATATACAGCTGCATGAGTAATGAGTATTAAATTACTGCCAAATATTTGATTTCGTTTCATTATCTATTGTATGAAAACATATGACATATCTTAGCTGGTATTTATTGTGTGAATATATATAACATATCTTGGTGGGAtggtcatatttttttttagataaatgcTATCGCACCATACGCCAACAAAAAGATGAATTAAAGGATTCTAAATTAAAGATACCTCTGCCGAGTGAGAGTTGTTTAGGGGTAAAATAAGATGAAATTTAATGAGGTAGCTAGATGGAAGAAGCATACCTTGTAATAATTGTGAACAAATATTTTACACTTGGATTTTACACGAGGAGCGCGTATGCGATGATCTTGCCTAAATGATTGTATTTTCCCAAGAAGGAATTATCAAGAGCAATAATTTACTACATATTGGAGATTTGGAGTGTTAAATGGTACAAGTGTTGTGCATACTCCATTACTCCTACAGGACCAGGATGAACCGTGTGACAATATTCgcaatatactccctcagtaTTGTATTTTAATGCCATTTACTTTTtaaccaacatttgaccattcatctcattaaaaaaattatataattataatttattttattatgacgtaatttatcatcaaatattgtttcagtatgacataaatacttttatatttacacaaaaaactTTAAATAAAACAGATAATCAAACATTCGAGGGAGTACTATTTCTTTCATGCTTTGGAGTACTATTTCTTTTTCATGAAAACAAGGTATGTTCTAAGTATGTTCTGATAAACCAGGCAATGCACATATTATGTGATCACATATTATGTGATTTTTGAGTAAACAGAACAGTCAAACGTTTAAGGGAGTTTAAGGGAGTACCATTTCTTTCTTATGAAAGCAAGGTACGTTGTGAGTATATTGTGATAAACCAGACAATGCACATATTGATGGTGTTTGAATGTCCTTAAGATGAAGAttattaagttttaattattacaaacttgaaaaatggattaacctgaaattttaaaacaactttcatatagaaagttttagcACAAAACGCACTATTTTACAGTTATGCCCATTATCCTCGCACCATTTTCCAGGTTTTCATCTCCCAAGTTTGCCATGCTCTCCCGAATAAACAACGAAAGCAGTGGCCGGCCTGTAGTGGCATATGCTCAAGTAATCCAACAGGAGTATGTTCACCGGTCGAAGCAGATAACGTTGGTTACATTGAGGACAGCATGAATTGATGCAGAAACAGAGTTCAAAACTGGTTTAAATAATCCACCGAATGAAAAGCACAGAAACAAAATAGTCCAATGCAGACGGTAACATCTAGGAGAGCAGAGTGTTGTCGGTTTGAGGCCGCATGAAGATTACAGCCTCCTACCCCTTCTACCACCCTTTCTGCGTGTGCTATCAGTCGGCACTGGAGTAACATCCTCTGTATGACAGAAAATTGACAAGACGTCATCAGCTGAAAATTACAATGAAACAGCATACATTCGAAATAGAGTTCAACTAGGCCACAAAAGAACAGATGCAAGTACAGATGTTTCTTCTGTAAATTCCATTCGAGTAAATACAAAAGAAGTGTTCATTGCCTTCCTATTATCAAGGAAAATACGAACAGAATGACATAAAAAGCAAGGAAAGGCATTGCCGAATTATGCTCTTGGAAAATAAGAGTATGCAAGTAAAGGTCTGTTATCCCAACTGTAAACTCGAGCAATGATAGAAACATGGTCGATTCATGACTGAACAAAGGACTGCAGGAGGATTCACAGCTACTTATTACAGTTACACTGAGAATCCTATATAATATCGACACTTTGAAAGGCCGTGACATATTTTGAGAAACCAAAGCATTATGTTAATATGAGACACTTGTTGAACATTCTAGTTGCGCTAACATTTCATTGACTAGCATTAGGTTGATGCATGTCCATATTGCATACTTATATTCACTATGTTCATTCATACCACATTCTTAAAAGTGAATTATAACTTATACAGTCGAGTGCAAAATAATGCTAGAACACCAGGGAGCACTGTACGGTAAACAAACCAGCAATATAAAAAGCATGAATCCAAACGATCCAAAAAGAACAAGCAGATTTCAATTGGAATTTGTCTCCAATCAAATGATCTTACCATTCTGTCTAATTGGTTCATAATGTAGAGTGGTTAaactatatattatttatttgttgataTAGCATTGAAACAAGTTATAAACTAAACAATGCTTATACGTTGATATTTTACATGCAGGATTTGTTTCAATAAAATTTTAACATTGAAGTGCTCCTCCTGGTGCAGACTTCATGCTGTCCAATAATATTAGAACAGAACAGGCCAATAGTTCAAACAGAATAAACAAATAAACCAACCATCATCCAACAAATATATCAGCAAGCATCATGCAGAAAAATAAATGTTTGTATGCTTACCAATACGACCAATCTTCATGCCAGATCGAGCAAGTGCTCTAAGTGCGGACTGAGCACCAGGACCAGGGGTTTTTGTCTTGTTACCACCAGTAGCTCGGAGCTTGATATGCAAAGCAGTTATTCCAAGCTCCTACAAAATGGATACAAGGCATTAATCATTAACTGACAAACAACAGTATTATCTTGACCAAAGTAGGGGGATACCTTGCATCTTTGAGCAACATCCTGTGAAGCAAGCATAGCAGCATAAGGGGAAGATTCGTCGCGATCAGCTTTAACCTTCATGCCACCTTGACAACAAACAATTAACATATTAAAACAACTGAACATTGTTATAACAAAGAAAATGATAACAGCCTACAAAAGACACATCTAGAatgaatatataaattatattaaatGGTCAATCTGATATTAATCTTAAGCATGTAAAATTAAGTTGTGATTTCACCCATTTAACTTAAGTCTGTCGTACGACCGGTTAACAAAGATAACCACAGAAATAATTCAAGTTTATAAAGAAAATGACAGCAACATCCACAGTAAAGACAAAAATGAGACCATTTCtctgaaaacaaaaacaactaTTTTCTAATGACTACACGATAATTTAAATTAACTGTGAAACTGCCTGATTGCTATCATGAACTTTTTACCAATCTCAACTGATATATTCACAACATCCTACAATGATTACGTCTAACAGAAAATGCGGTAATAAGTTATATATACACAGAGCGTGGGCAAATAAAAATACAttcttgaagaaaaataaaccaTGTCCACTCCCATAATATAGACATCTCCATTCAATTCACCGAGGCTTCCCAGGGTGAACAGCTCAGACAATCAGCACAAAATTGCGACTGATAAAAGTCCGAGCCACACAAAGGGATACACAAGCTGAGATGGAGATACCTAGAACAAAACAGGAAGAGGGAAGGACCAAAGAAAAACTCCGAGGTCCCTCATTGTTACTTTAGCACAGCTATGACTCGAAACGCTCCCACGTGACGAAAGGGAGGCGATCTTAAGGGCCGTGCTTAACaaatgagcaaaaaaaaaacatcgcgACATGAACTCAAAAACACAAATTGTCTCCACCATTTCAGACAATAAGCAACCCCTAATGCATCACATCGGCATAGAGAGCGAGATAAACGGGGAAGGGGCTTAGGAGGGGAGGATTTTACCAGTGATGCGGACGAGCGTCTCCCTCCCGGACAGATCGGTGACATGCTGCAACGCAACCAAAATCGCACAGGggtaagcaaaaaaaaaaaaaatcccaatcgACCAATCGAACGGGaaaggggggaggagagggagggcggGATCTGACGATGAAGGTGTCGTTGAAGGAGGCGAAGATGTGGGCGACACCGAAGACGTACTCGCCCTCGCGCACGGTCGGGCCGAGGGTGACGTTCTCCTCCTTGGGCTCCcgcgtcttcttcctcccggaCTGTCAACCGCAAACGCAGCACCATGGTCATCGCAACGCATCATTCGGCCTAACATGAGGAGAGCAGAGAGAGATAGTGTGTGTCACGGGAAACataccatggcggcggcggtggcgacggcgacgggggcAGGGGAGAGtggagaagaagcggcggcggcggcggcggcggcggcgataaaACCCTAGCTCAAGGGACGGCGGCTGGAGCAATTCGCTTTATATAAGTAGTGTTCAGCTGGGGGCATATGGGCTTCGGCCTTTGGGCTCCTTGTCGTAACGCGGCCCAGTATATATGCTAGGGTACGTCTTTTCCTTTTAGCTTTGCAATTGAGTCTATCTTGATTTATTCTCAAAAAAAGTCTATCTTGATTCCTTTATCTTTGAAAACTGTGCCCTAGTCTATTTTCAAAGATGGAGGAGGTATTATACCGGTTTTGCGTTTCAAGGAAATGATTCGATCAAAGGTATGGAGacgtaaaatggacttattcctttagCTTTTCTCAAGATGTCTTGGGCTCTTGTCTTGCTGTGGTTTGCTTTCTCATATCGTTTTCTTTTAAAACACAATACGAACGCAGGCTGTGTGCTAGTTCGTGTgctaaaatttatttgaagtatacggatacacatttgaagtattaaatgtagactaataacaaaacaaattacagattccgcctgtaaactgcgagacgaatttattaagcctaatcaaTCCGTCATTggtaaatgtttactatagcatcatattatcaaatcatggcgtaattaggctcaaaagattcatctcaccatttacatgcaaactgtgcaattgattttttttgtccacatttaatgcttcatacatgtgtccaaatatttgatgtgatggaatttttggaagtttgaagggaactaaacactgccGCAGTCACTTACAACATATGTACGCTTATCCCAATGAACACATACTCTGGATGCGTTTGGTTGGCCTGGCTGTCACAGCAGCTATAGCTGCGGCAGTTCAAACCGGCTACTATGTGTAGCCAGTTACAATTGTCGCAACCGTTGTGGCTACGGCAACTAGCATGTTCTAACATAGCCTCTATTACTATGAGTACCTCTAAAAAACTATACCAGCATATTTTGATATTAATAAAGTCAAGTCATCACGGATGTTTTGCTCTTAACAGGTACATTGTTTATCATTGAAAACATAATAAACTATAAATGCTCATGTTAAGTCTAGGGCATCAACCCGAGAGAGATGGTTCTACTACAAGAAACTCAATCATTCACTTCGTTTTCCGAAATCAATTGTGTATACAAGTGTGTAACGCGCATGTTTCTTGTAATCAGAATAAAGTTAAAATTAGATGCGTTCTATCCCTGATCTACGGAGGAACAACACTAGAAGTGATACGATGATACGAAACATATAATGCAAAATGCTTATGCGAGTATTGGTGCAAGAAAGTGTGCttcctgcaggctgcagccggAAATTTTCCACGTAGAATCATgtgtacaattatttttttttaaaaaaaatcatcatgtcATGTGtagaacaaaaattaaaaataatcagGTGTAGGAAATTAAAAATAGAATTGACAGCTGTGGGATTTGAACCCACGCCCTTTCGGACCAGAGCCTAAATCTGGCGCCTTAGACCACTCGGCCAAACTGTCGCGTTGTGTTCGACGTGCGATAAGTAATTCCTTAAACCTTTACAAAAATAATTCGGAAAAAGTTCCACAGACGAGAGTTCTATACTAGTCACAGAGTTCATTCATCGTACGGTTACAGCTTTTGGCTTTCGTTGTGTGATCTGAACTTCATTCTTCAGGTATTCAGGCCTATCACAGCAACACAAACAAAAAGGGGGGCAGCCAACAGTACAGCTAGAATACACACTTCCAGATTCCAATTGCTCATCACTAATCGAAGGGGTCTATCCGTGGGTCATGCTCGCTTGCCATTGCCGTTCCTGTGCACAAGCAAGTTGGGCACATCACCTGAAAATAGCGACCATGTACGTGAATTAGGGCAGTTTATGAGTTTATCAGGTTGGGGAAGTAGATCAGTAGAACAAGAAATGAAATGGCATTTCTTTCCTACTCTGCAACCTAAAAGGCCAGTTCAAGATAAACTTGCAGGATGGTTGGCAGAAGGAGTAAACAAAAAGTTTGGTCAGCACTGAATTTAGGCACTAAGTAGCATATGAATAGTATGTGCTGCTCCCTAATCATTTAATCCTCTTGTGTACATAAACtgtttagtttctaaatttAATCTTGTTGACGGTATCAAACTGAGTTTTCTGAAACGAAACGGAATTCGATAGCGGGTACCTTTCCAGCTCCTGAACAATTGGGGCACCTTTCGGTTGTAGACCACATATTATGGCCGTTGTCACATGAAAGTGAAAAACTCTTGCTGTTCAATAGCATTCCACTTGCAGAACAGCGAGCGCATGGCAAGTATCCTATGATGCAGAATCAAGTTCAGGTATGAGAATGCAGTAAGATAATATCAAAGCCTAAAGAGTAATGATAtcaggaaaaaagagagagagagaagaacaaaaGAAGGATCGTGATAATTGGTGTTAGCACAAGAAGCAAAACAATGTTTCAAGCATATTCCATTTTTGTATTTGGTACTACATTAGGGGCATGACCGAGCCATGTTAGGGGCAGACGGATGGTAAGGCAATTGATTATACCAGTCCCATGGCAATATGTACACCTTTTCTTCTCTTGCTGCCTGACgtttctaatttcaaccaacaTTAATGCCGAGATTACACCAACTGCACCACCTGAAAAGGATGCCACAATGGGATCTACCTGACTGAACAACAACCAAAAAGCATATATCAAATCACCAATTCTAATCAGTAAACACTACTGAAGAGTCTAGTAACAAAAATTTCAAGCACCTTAATTGAAGAGGCAAGTGCATGGTCCTTATAAAATCTTCATAAGATGTACCACCTAGCCCTAATTTCAGCTCAAGCTGCATGAAAAACATACTTTTAAGAGCcatgatatattaattaggaagGAAGTATGAATACAGAGACAAAGCTGCACTTACTACTGGGGCTATCAAGCCTCCAAAAAAGATTATCCCAGTTATGAATGAGAATGATGTCAAATAGAGTTGTTTCATTGTCTTCGGTGACTACAtcaggaaaaagaaaggaattaATAGAGATTACTAGGAAAACAGTATGGTAAATTTCTTAAGGAGACTTATTGAGGGCCGGTAATCACCGTATTAGGCAAAAAGGGAATACTAGACGGGATTTCAGGCATTTCACTTTCTTCACTGCTTGCACCTCTGCTTTCAGAAGTTCTGATTCGCTGCTGCACCCGCAATCGTCTAACCTGAGAAAATACCCATATTGTGGTGAACTGCAATCTGCTGTTTCAACAAGCTAAAAATGGACTATTAAACTGAAGAGATGAATATAAAgttca
This region includes:
- the LOC127761211 gene encoding pectinesterase inhibitor 8-like: MRPSSPALVVIVATAILALSGAAHADVQGTCKAAAGIDSRISYKFCVSKLSNHHLSPDADTRGLALIAASLGISNAEDTVFEFKGLVAKPGTGTKAKPLLARCQELYNEMSFAFAEGYDRINARSYAAGKEKVGEAIPLAHQCDDAFAKAAIPSPLVQCSWCSVQMSIICTAITNLIK
- the LOC127762901 gene encoding 40S ribosomal protein S14 translates to MSGRKKTREPKEENVTLGPTVREGEYVFGVAHIFASFNDTFIHVTDLSGRETLVRITGGMKVKADRDESSPYAAMLASQDVAQRCKELGITALHIKLRATGGNKTKTPGPGAQSALRALARSGMKIGRIEDVTPVPTDSTRRKGGRRGRRL
- the LOC127762898 gene encoding protein ORANGE-LIKE, chloroplastic, producing MYYCLAAPPAAAAPAAPAPAPAARRASSFLFVVSVPPPTLWGRVTGGAVSAQRLVRRRCSSAGEPRAAGDGGLSSFCIIEGPETIQDFVQMQSQEIQDNIRSRRNKIFLLMEEVRRLRVQQRIRTSESRGASSEESEMPEIPSSIPFLPNTSPKTMKQLYLTSFSFITGIIFFGGLIAPVLELKLGLGGTSYEDFIRTMHLPLQLSQVDPIVASFSGGAVGVISALMLVEIRNVRQQEKKRCTYCHGTGYLPCARCSASGMLLNSKSFSLSCDNGHNMWSTTERCPNCSGAGKVMCPTCLCTGTAMASEHDPRIDPFD